One window of Salvelinus fontinalis isolate EN_2023a chromosome 19, ASM2944872v1, whole genome shotgun sequence genomic DNA carries:
- the LOC129816800 gene encoding collagen alpha-2(IV) chain-like, with translation MKFEVHMSGTMQTRHQIELKSLKFLFLCLSVAILASGVDAGGKKDNGPCGGRDCSGGCKCFPEKGARGQPGPLGPQGPHGPPGGLGDSGVQGVQGEKGDRGRGGFIGPKGSVGMTGVPGFSGSDGIPGHPGQAGTRGKPGADGCNGTHGDSGLAGKPGYDGQPGYNGQAGRKGQKGDTLELSVFMERFRGDSGQPGYPGFVGPQGYPGRSGYRGLPGPQGPLGFPGLPGPKGTMTKVLKGVKGEAGEAGQQGPPGNSTHQHTSPLTGPYGRKGDKGLKGETGVEADNKGETGIMGMPGQRGVPGRDGEQGLRGDLGEPGFRGRDGQQGAIGEPGELIYYEGPSGGPNRVGPPGQLGPQGEMGLQGEKGLPGRAGPPARKSDSQLQVEYLWGPFGEPGVKGETGPPGEPGIPALSPGPPGIDGISGLRGPPGPPGSWADFYKGFAGSRGRPGSAGRKGLKGDHGLCECNIVHSPPGLPGPAGSQGDPGMSGEFGQQGEPGEPGPQGVIGLPGFPGATGQPGPKGRKGELIWAKEKGYAGDPGDPGATGDPGLQGFPGPSGINGFPGNRGLSGDAPEGLTGEKGYPGRSGLPGLFGQMGEPGRVLGATKGVRGLQGDDGDDGEPGYAGVKGRAGDPGVSGCSPRGDGRLNDKGDCDAVPGPPGMPGPQGLVGFPGIPGQNGFTGPLGDDGAKGEIGEQGIGGSPGQPGFTGPRGDLGQPGTKGKPGDQGQPGQQGRDGESGEKGPHGEIWGASTGQTGEVGLPGEQGPKGFSGEPGNEGYPGMGGMPGMIGFKGDVGPSGLQGEQGRPGAAGKYGWKGVPGQAGVHGPTGSFGQPGLSGGRGDQGDPGAPGPIGLKGTPGEFGGLGAEGNTGHLGDPGEPGPTGHSGLPGFKGIKGSRGMSGFGGMPGESGLKGFSGQKGEDGIPGGFGQKGIMGDYGSKGERGLSGLPGEKPHIPRQIINDMKGTKGEDGTPGQIGFTGPRGPKGFPGVPGMEGYHGVPGDPSDEKGFPGNPGAQGLPGPKGMPGPTGSNGISGFPGMSGHRGEKGTPGAYGSSGDPGGKGVKGEEGPIIDMPGSTGLRGEDGFPGVPGQKGYIGNLGDRGGGGFHGIDGMKGGPGEPGTGGPIGSDGQGGFQGNQGTKGWPGVPGESGTNGRPGFPGQRGFPGLKGILGLDGLKGEKGIPGLPGQDNLGTPGVPGAKGTRGETGIPNSEVGTPGSLGLKGVQGQPGDQGQVGPPGFQGPHGPQGTSDTPGPSGDPGFPGSKGLPGFPGPRGYPGEPSPYGEKGLAGHYGFPGFSGLKGKQGDQGPSGYKGQSGVSGKKGVKGEQGMMGIPGRFGFQGDRGPSGPKGSTGPIGYPGAPGNQGPAPVPLRMPGERGAPGPQGIRGPEGVRGETGPKGPPGAPGYLGPQGQKGMPGVGGRPGTPGYRGNDGGRGHLGLQGMEGHRGNPGTTGLPGMPGRSVSVGYLLVKHSQSEQTPMCPVGMSKLWDGYSLLYFEGQEKAHNQDLGLAGSCLPRFNTMPFLYCNPGDVCYYASRNDKSYWLSTTAPLPMMPVEEDEIKPYISRCSVCEAPSVAVAVHSQDITIPQCPVGWRSLWIGYSFLMHTAAGDEGGGQSLSSPGSCLEDFRTTPFIECNGAKGTCHYFANKHSFWLTSIEQSFQAEPASETLKAGQLLSRISRCQVCMKNL, from the exons ggcCAACCTGGTCCTCTTGGCCCGCAGGGACCCCATGGGCCTCCAGGGGGCCTAGGGGACTCAGGAGTCCAAGGAGTCCAAGGAGAGAAGGGCGACCGGGGCAGAGGAGGCTTCATCGGCCCCAAGGGTTCTGTG GGGATGACTGGTGTTCCAGGGTTTTCTGGATCGGACGGTATTCCT GGCCATCCAGGACAGGCAGGGACTCGTGGGAAACCTGGAGCAGACGGGTGCAACGGAACACATGGAGATTCAGGGTTGGCAGGGAAACCAGGCTACGATGGCCAGCCCGGGTATAAT ggTCAGGCAGGCAGAAAGGGACAGAAGGGAGACACTCTGGAGCTTAGTGTGTTCATGGAGCGGTTCAGG GGAGATTCAGGACAGCCCGGATATCCTGGATTTGTT ggtcctCAGGGTTACCCAGGTCGGTCGGGCTACAGAGGACTCCCAGGACCACAg GGCCCATTAGGGTTTCCTGGCCTTCCTGGACCAAAG GGCACCATGACCAAAGTGTTGAAGGGGGTCAAAGGAGAAGCG gGTGAGGCTGGACAGCAAGGTCCCCCAGGGAACTCCACCCATCAGCATACCAGCCCACTTACCGGACCCTAC GGCAGAAAGGGTGACAAAGGGTTGAAAGGTGAAACTGGAGTTGAG GCTGACAACAAAGGAGAGACTGGGATTATGGGGATGCCTGGGCAAAGG GGTGTCCCTGGTCGGGATGGAGAGCAAGGACTAAGG GGGGACCTTGGAGAACCAGGATTTAGGGGCAGAGATGGCCAACAG GGTGCCATCGGAGAACCTGGGGAGTTGATCTATTATGAAGGTCCCTCAGGAGGACCTAACAGAG TTGGCCCCCCTGGACAGCTGGGACCCCAGGGAGAGATGGGTTTGCAGGGGGAGAAAGGTCTGCCAGGCCGGGCTGGACCTCCTGCTAGGAAGAGTGATAGTCAATTACAAG TGGAGTACCTGTGGGGTCCGTTCGGGGAACCGGGGGTAAAGGGAGAGACGGGCCCACCTGGAGAGCCAGGTATCCCTGCTCTCAGCCCCGGACCCCCAGGTATCGACGGCATTTCTGGGTTGAGGGGCCCACCCGGACCACCAGGATCAT GGGCGGACTTCTACAAGGGATTTGCTGGGTCGAGAGGGCGGCCAGGCTCTGCAGGGAGAAAAGGACTGAAAg GTGATCATGGGTTGTGTGAGTGCAACATTGTCCACTCTCCTCCGGGCCTGCCTGGCCCTGCTGGTAGCCAAGGCGACCCTGGAATGAGTGGCGAGTTTGGTCAGCAGGGCGAGCCAGGCGAGCCAGGACCCCAAGGTGTCATCGGACTGCCT GGGTTCCCTGGTGCCACAGGACAACCGGGTCCAAAGGGCAGGAAGGGCGAGTTGATTTGGGCCAAAGAGAAAG GATATGCCGGGGACCCAGGAGATCCGGGTGCGACTGGTGACCCAGGATTGCAGGGCTTCCCTGGGCCAAGTGGGATCAATGGATTCCCTGGGAACCGTGGTCTTTCA GGGGACGCACCTGAGGGACTCACTGGAGAAAAGGGTTATCCTGGCCGGTCGGGTCTCCCTGGGTTGTTTGGACAGATGGGAGAACCGGGACGAGTTCTAGGTGCCACTAAAGGGGTCAGAGGGTTACAAGGCGATGATGGGGATGATGGGGAGCCGGGTTACGCTGGTGTCAAAGGTCGAGCTGGAGATCCAG GAGTGTCTGGCTGTAGTCCGAGAGGAGATGGACGGCTGAATGACAAAG GCGATTGTGATGCCGTACCCGGACCACCCGGTATGCCAGGACCCCAAGGGTTAGTGGGTTTCCCAG GCATCCCAGGTCAAAATGGATTCACAGGTCCACTTGGAGATGACGGGGCCAAAGGAGAGATAGGAGAGCAAGGCATAGGAGGGTCTCCTGGACAGCCAG GTTTCACTGGCCCCCGTGGAGACTTGGGTCAGCCCGGCACCAAGGGTAAACCTGGAGATCAAGGTCAGCCTGGCCAACAGGGTCGGGACGGGGAGTCCGGGGAAAAGGGACCACACGGGGAGATCTGGGGAGCGTCGACCGGACAAACTGGAGAAGTGGGTCTTCCTGGAGAGCAGGGACCTAAAGGTTTTAGCGGAGAGCCTGGAAACGAGGGCTACCCAG GGATGGGTGGTATGCCTGGGATGATTGGGTTCAAGGGCGACGTGGGTCCTTCAGGTCTACAGGGGGAGCAAGGAAGACCGGGAGCTGCTGGGAAGTACGGCTGGAAAGGTGTACCCGGACAGGCTGGAGTCCATGGACCAACAGGAAGCTTCggacaaccag GTTTGAGCGGAGGAAGGGGTGATCAGGGGGATCCTGGCGCCCCGGGGCCAATAGGACTAAAGGGGACACCAGGGGAGTTTGGAGGTCTGGGTGCTGAGGGAAACACCGGACACCTGGGTGACCCTGGAGAGCCAGGACCTACAGGACACTCTGGCCTGCCAGGGTTCAAAG GTATCAAAGGTTCTCGTGGCATGTCAGGGTTTGGAGGTATGCCCGGTGAGTCGGGCCTGAAGGGCTTCTCTGGACAGAAGGGAGAGGATGGCATTCCTGGCGGATTTGGACAGAAAGGAATCATGGGCGACTATGGTTCAAAGG GTGAACGTGGTCTGAGTGGCCTGCCAGGCGAGAAGCCCCACATCCCTCGTCAGATCATCAATGACATGAAGGGGACCAAGGGAGAAGATGGAACACCAGGACAAATCGGATTTACTGGACCCAGAG GTCCTAAAGGTTTTCCCGGAGTTCCGGGTATGGAGGGCTACCATGGCGTTCCCGGAGACCCCAGCGATGAGAAGGGTTTCCCAGGCAACCCAGGGGCGCAGGGACTTCCAGGGCCAAAAGGAATGCCAGGTCCGACTGGATCAAATGGAATCAGCGGCTTTCCTGGGATGTCTGGTCACAGG GGGGAGAAAGGTACCCCCGGTGCCTACGGATCTTCAGGAGATCCAGGAGGGAAGGGTGTCAAAG GTGAAGAGGGTCCCATAATCGACATGCCCGGATCCACAGGACTGAGGGGGGAGGATGGTTTCCCAGGGGTTCCAG GTCAGAAGGGCTACATTGGGAATCTGGGAGACAGGGGCGGTGGTGGTTTCCATGGTATTGACGGCATGAAAGGGGGGCCGGGAGAGCCTGGCACAGGAGGTCCTATAG GATCTGATGGTCAAGGAGGGTTTCAAGGCAACCAGGGTACGAAGGGATGGCCTGGGGTCCCCGGAGAATCAGGCACAAATGGACGACCAGGCttcccaggacagagag GTTTTCCTGGACTAAAGGGTATATTGGGACTGGATGGACTGAAGGGTGAGAAGGGCATCCCTGGACTTCCAGGTCAGGATAACTTGGGAACCCCAGGTGTTCCTGGTGCTAAGGGAACGAGGGGTGAGACAGGTATACCCAACTCAGAGGTCGGGACCCCAGGATCGCTGGGTTTGAAGGGCGTTCAAGGACAACCAG GTGACCAGGGCCAGGTGGGACCCCCAGGGTTTCAGGGCCCTCATGGACCACAGGGCACCTCAGACACACCTGGACCATCAGGAGACCCTGGCTTCCCTGGATCCAAAGGGCTGCCAG GTTTCCCTGGGCCCCGTGGATATCCTGGTGAGCCCTCTCCATATGGAGAGAAGGGTTTAGCTGGCCACTATGGCTTCCctggattctctggtctgaaagGAAAGCAGGGGGATCAGGGACCATCAGGCTACAAAGGACAGAGTGGAGTGTCTGGGAAGAAAG GTGTGAAGGGAGAGCAAGGGATGATGGGAATTCCTGGTAGGTTTGGTTTCCAAGGAGACCGAGGTCCTTCCGGCCCAAAAGGAAGTACTGGACCCATAG GTTATCCGGGAGCCCCAGGTAACCAGGGCCCAGCCCCAGTCCCCCTCAGGATGCCAGGAGAAAGGGGTGCTCCAGGGCCTCAGGGCATCCGAGGACCAGAGGGGGTACGAGGGGAGACTGGTCCGAAAGGACCCCCTGGAGCTCCAG GCTACCTGGGCCCCCAGGGGCAGAAGGGGATGCCAGGGGTGGGTGGCAGACCGGGTACCCCCGGGTACCGTGGGAATGACGGAGGGAGGGGCCACCTTGGTCTTCAAGGCATGGAAG GACACCGTGGTAACCCAGGTACTACAGGGTTGCCTGGCATGCCTGGACGCAGTGTGAGTGTGGGATATCTGCTGGTGAAGCACAGCCAATCAGAGCAGACCCCCATGTGCCCCGTGGGCATGTCCAAGCTGTGGGATGGCTACAGTCTACTGTACTTCGAGGGCCAGGAAAAGGCCCACAACCAGGACCTAG GTCTGGCAGGCTCCTGCCTCCCTCGTTTCAACACCATGCCCTTCCTGTACTGCAACCCCGGAGACGTCTGCTACTATGCCAGCCGCAATGACAAATCCTATTGGCTGTCCACCACCGCACCCCTTCCCATGATGCCCGTGGAAGAGGATGAGATCAAACCCTACATCAGCCGCTGCTCTGTGTGCGAGGCTCCGTCTGTCGCCGTCGCCGTGCACAGCCAGGACATCACCATCCCACAATGCCCCGTGGGCTGGCGCAGCCTGTGGATTGGCTACTCCTTCCTTATG CACACAGCAGCAGGTGACGAGGGTGGTGGTCAGTCTTTGTCGTCCCCTGGTTCCTGTCTGGAGGACTTCCGCACCACTCCCTTCATCGAGTGTAACGGGGCCAAGGGCACCTGCCATTACTTCGCCAACAAACACAGCTTCTGGCTCACCTCCATCGAACAGTCCTTCCAGGCAGAGCCTGCCTCCGAGACCCTGAAAGCAGGCCAACTCCTCTCACGCATCAGCCGATGTCAGGTCTGCATGAAGAACCTGTGA